ACACGTAAAGCACCTTTCATCACCCGTGAAAATACCGGTGCGGCGACTTCGCCACCATGATAAAGGTCACCACTTGGTTCGTTAATGACCACAACGACAACTATTTCAGGATTAGAAATAGGTGCAATACCGGCAAATAAAGCAACGTAATCATTACCATAACCACCAGCAACTGCTTTAATTGAAGTGCCAGTTTTACCACCGACACGATAACCATCAATTTTTGCTTTTGGTACATGTTCATCTACCACAGCTTCAAGCATATGAGTAATAGCGAGACTATTCTTGGCAGAAAAAATTCTTTCTTGATCTTCTGGGTCAGTCGTTTTATCACTGCTTTTAACAATGGTTAATTTACGTTTTATTCCACCATTAGCCAGAGCCATGTAAAAACGTGTTAATTGCGCAGGAGTAATCGCAAGTCCCGCGCCCCAAGAGAGGGTTGCTAATTCGAACTTAGACCAACGGCTTCTATCATGCATCATGCCAACGCTCTCACCAACTAGGTTAGTGCCTGTATCATCAGCAAAACCCGCATCAAAAAATTTAGTTAACAAATAATCCTTTGGCACAGAGAGCGCCAATTTAGTGGTACCCATATTTGATGAAGTGACCAAAATTTCTTCAATTGATAACTTACCACGGTTAATAGGATCGCTTACTCGACGTCCGCCTAAACGCATCCAACCAGGGCTGGTATTTATAATAGAATTAGCTTTAGCTGAACCAAACTCTAACGCCGTTAACGCAGTGAGTGGTTTCATGGTAGATCCAGGCTCGTAGATATCAGTAATGGCGCGATTTCTAAAGCGATGAATTGCTGTGTTACGACGGTTATTTGGATTATACGATGGGCTATTCGTCATGGCCAATATCTCACCGGTATGGATATTTGCTACCACTACTGAGCCAGAAGTCGCTTTAAATGCCTGCACAGCACCTTTAAGTTCTTTATAAGCAATCGCTTGAATTCGTTGGTCGATACTTAAGGTAATATCTTGCGCTTGTTCTGGTTCTTCAACAGAGATAATTTCAATTTTTCGCCCTTTAGCATCTTTTCTAAAGCGTTTAGCGCCACCTGTCCCCGTGAGTAAGTCATCATACATGCGCTCGATGCCTTCAATGCCTTTATCATCCACATTGGTGAAACCAATAAGGTGAGCACTAATTTCACCGGTAGGGTAAAAACGCTTTGATTCCTTACGTAAATGTATTCCTGGGATTTTTAATTCTTTGATGTAACTCGCCATAGCTGGCGAAATTTTACGTTCGAGATAAATAAAACGTTTACGTGGGTTTTTAACTACACGAGCGATCAATTTATTTATATCTTGATCGAGTACATCTGCGAGGGCTTGCCAATGTTTGGTCATAGCGATGGCATTATTATCCATAATAATCTTAGGATCAGCCCAAACAGTTTCAACCGGTACACTAATAGCGAGTTCAGCACCATTTCGATCAACAATAGAGCCGCGTTGAACCGTATTAGCGGCAACGCGTAAAGAGCGTAAGTCGCCTTGTTTTTTCAGCATTTCAGGTTCAATAATTTGGATATAAGCGGTTCGCGCCATCAAACTGATATAAATAAGAGCAACAACAGCCAGCACTAAATAATAACGCCATGGGGCGGTATTTAGTGGGTTATTGTTTTTGGCTGCTTTTTTATTCACACCGCTCCATATATATTATTGTTTTGCTGTTGCCTAACTTATGCTTGGCTTATATCTAACTCAAATTCAGCTAAAGTTTTTCTATCTTTGTTAACTATTAACTTATACTTTTAAGAAACTTGAACCCACATTCTGTTTTTATTCCAAGGTGACAATCACTTCCGAATTTCCATTCGGACGTTTCATATCCAATAAGTTTTTTGCTTTACTCTCAATTGCGCTGTGCTCAGCCAAACTACTTTGTTCTAATAATAAATTGCGCCATTCAATATTTAAGTCATCTTTTTGTGACAATAAGACTTCAAGTTCACTGGTTGTCTGTCTATTGATATGACTGTAATAGATCACAGAAAACGAAGACATCACGACAAACAACAACAAAATATAAGTAACGCTATAACGGACAATATCTTGCCAAATATCAAAAACTAAGGCACGCGCAGCCATAACTAATCAGTGTTTCTTTCTAAACGCTCTGCAACACGTAATACTGAACTGCGAGAGCGAACATTTTCTTCAACTTCCGTTTGACTTGGTTTTAACCTACGACCAACTAAAGAAAGTTTTTTGCCCTTATTTAATTCAATTTCACTTATAGGTAAGCCACGTGGAACTTTTTTACCTTGGGAATGTTTTTTCATAAACTGTTTAACTAAACGATCTTCAAGTGAATGAAAACTAATAACAACAAGACGTCCGCCTTCTGCTAGCACGTCAAGAGAAGCAACAAGGGCTTTCTCTATTTGATCCAATTCACTATTAATATACATACGAATAGCTTGAAAGCTTCGTGTTGCTGGATGCTTTTTTATTTCTCTTTGAGGAGCAGTAGTTTTAATGAGTTTTGCTAATTGGCTTGTTCTAGTTAATGGTGTTTCTTCTCGGGTATCAACAATAGCATTGGCGATTCGCCATGCATGTTTTTCTTCACCAAAAGTACGTAATACCCAAGTGATGTCCTCAACATCGGCAACCGCTAGCCATTCTGCTGCTGTCTGGCCTTTACTGGTATCCATACGCATATCGAGTGGACCATCTTTCATGAAGCTGAAACCGCGTTCAGCTTCGTCAAGTTGAGGAGAAGATACGCCAAGATCAAGCAAAATACCGTCAACCTTACCAGTTAACTCGTGCTTTTCTGCAATTTCAGCCAAAGCAGCAAAGCCTTGGTGCTCAATCAAAAAACGCTTATCATCTTTGAACTTTTCAGCGGCGGTAATTGCTGTAGGATCACGATCAATGGCGATTAAACGTCCATTGTCTGATAACTTAGAAAGAATGACTGAAGAGTGACCGCCGCGACCGAAAGTACAATCGATATAACAACCGTCATCGGTTATAGCTAAGCCATCAACGGCTTCATTGAGCAACACTGAGATATGAGTGGTGTCTAGTTCCATGTTATATTTTTATAACCCTTGTTAACGCATTTATTTTTAAAAAGTGACTTTGGTAAAAACTAAAGTGATAAATCTAGTAGGCGTTCAGTCAATTCAATTTCACCCGATTGTATTTTGCTAATGCCCTGAAGCATTTGCGATTGCCATGCTGTGTCATGCCAAATTTCAAATTTTTTCAATTGACCAACAAGCATGACATTTTTTTCTAAACTTGCATGCTGTCTTAAAGGACCGTTTATTAATAGTCTGCCGTTTTTATCCATCTCGCAGTCACTAGCATTACCTAAAATAACTTGCTGCAATAAACGCTCTTGCGGGTTCATGCTTGATAGATTGCACAGCTTTAATTCAATTTCTTCCCATTCGGGTAGCGGGTAAAGTAATAAACACGGATGTTGAATATCAACCGTACAGACCATTTTTCCTTGGCAATCAGCAAATAGCTCTTCGCGATACTTAGTAGGTATCGTGATCCTATTTTTGCTGTCAAGCGTAATTGCGCTAGTGCCTCTAAACATATCTGTTGTTACTTCACTCTTTTGAACAATAAATAAACAAGTGTTTGATAATGTGATTCTAAGATCCACATTTCTCCACTTTTTTCCACATTGCTACAGTTTAGTGAAAAAAGCAACGATCTGTCAAGTGAGGAAAACGAAAAACGAGTATGGATACACTGGCTATAACACCAGTAAAATTAAGGCTTTCGAGGAAGTAGATGAAATTGTGGACTTTTGTGGCAAGTAATCCCAGAAAAGGACAAAAAAATAATTTTTTTACTGAAATGGTGTCTATTTTTAGCGACAGGGGTGATGAAGGTGGTGTTTAGGGGGCGCTTTTTCCCAAAAAGAAAAAGCGGCCCCTAACAGAGCCAATCATAGGTATTTAGAATAGCTCATCATCAATAGCAAACAAACATTCACAGCCTGATTTTGCTGATGCAATTAATGAAAGTCGACGTGGCAATAATCGAGTAAAGAAATATCGAGCAGTATGCACTTTACTTTGATAAAAATCTTCACCGCTTTCACCGTTGTTCTGTTGCTGTGACAAAGAAACTTGTGCCATTTTCGCCCAAACAAATGCCATCGCCGTATAACCAAAGACATGTAAATAGTCATTTGCCGATGCGCCTAATTCATTTATGTCATCTTGTGACTTAGACAATAAATCAGTCGTTAACTCAGTTAAATCAGTTACGGCTGCAGCTAAAGGGGTAATAAATTCACTCATGGCTTGATCGTGTGAACAGCTTTCAATGAAAGTATTCACTTCATCAGTAAACACTTTTAGCATAGCACCTTTTGAACCAGCTACTTTGCGCATTAATAAATCCATGGCTTGAATGCCATTGGTGCCTTCGTATATTTGGGTAATTCGAGCATCACGTACTAATTGCTCTTGACCCCATTCACGAATGTAACCATGGCCACCAAAAACTTGTTGACCCGCAACTGTATTTTCAAAACCTAAATCGGTGAAAAATGCTTTGGCAATAGGTGTCATCAATGCTGCTAATGTTTCACCTTTAACTTGTTCTTCGCCTTCAGCATAAGTAGCGTAATCCAGTTGCATAGAAATATAACTAGAAAGCGCGCGTGATCCTTCATTCAGTGCTTTCATATTTAAAAGCATACGACGAACATCACCATGAACCATGATAGAGTCGGCTTCTTGATCAGGATTTTTAACACCATTAGTTTTACTATCAAGTGCTCGACCTTGTAACCTGTCTTTCGCGTACTCTAGCGCATTTTGATAAGAACGTACTGCAGCACTCAAACCTTGGATACCGACACCAATTCGTTCAAAGTTCATCATGGTGAACATACATGCTAAGCCTTTATTTAGTTCACCAATTAAGAAACCTTTTGAATCATCAAAATTCATGACGCAAGTTGCCGAGGCATGAATACCCATTTTATGTTCTATAGAGCCACAACTAACATTGTTATATTCACCAAGCGTTTCATCATCATTAACATTAAATTTAGGCACTAAAAATAGAGAAATACCACGAGGTCCAGCTGGTGCATCCGGTAATTTTGCTAAGACTAAATGAACAATATTTTCAGTAAGATCATGCTCACCGCCCGTGATAAATATTTTGTTACCCGTAATGCTATAACTACCATCATCTTGCGGGATAGCTTTGGTACGGATAATGCCAAGATCAGAGCCAGAATGTGATTCAGTTAAACACATAGATGCAGACCAATCACCCGCATACATGCGCGTTAAATAGCGCTCTTTTAATTCATCACTACCATGTTTTGCTAATGATAGTGCCGCACCTGCGGTAAGCACTGGATAAAGCGCAAAAGATATATCGGCGCTACACAACATTTCTTCATGCATCGCAGTTAACATTTTTGGCATACCCATGCCGCCATAGTTAACATCACCGCCAAGTGCAGTCCAGCCTCCCTCAGCATAAGTATTAAACGCTTCTTTATAACCAGGAGCAGTGGTAACGACACCATCTTTAAAACTCACACCAATTTCATCACCTTGACGAGCAATAGGATCAAGTTCTTGTTCAGCAATTTTGGCACATTCTTGTAAAATAGCTTGAGCTGTTTCTTTATCAACTTGCTCCGCTAATTTAGGTAGTTTTTGCCACATATCATCCGCTTTAAATACTTCATAAAGCAAAAAACTCATCTCTTTTAACGGAACTTTATACTCAGCCATGATGACTTCCCTTATTAAATTTTTATTTCTGTGTGGTAAACACACAATTAAAACACTTGTTTGAATAATAATGTAAATCATGAAAATGTAAAGCTATATCGAACAATAGCTCAGTATTTTTTACTTAATGGGAAGGTTATTCAGATAAATAATGGTATTTACTGGTTAGAACTTTGATCGCTATTTGTTATCATATTTAAAACTAAGTTAATGTGTTATTTAGGCTTTATATCCGTTATCAATCGAGATGCATGTTTCAGAATGCGAGAGTGATTCCAATGGTAGGGATAGATATGAAAATTAAGAAAGTGATAATAACTTTACTAACCTCTGTACTAGCGAGTAACAATTACGTGAGCATCGATTTACCTTATGCCTTTTTTAAAAAGCATCATCTTCCGTTAACGATAATGACCTTGCTATTAGTATTTATGACTAAAGCGCAAGCACAGCAATTGAGCTTTAGTAAAACTCAAGTAGACCAAGGGTATAACTTTCAATACCAATGGCTCGATCACACCAAAACCAAACAAGCTATTAGCTTTACCTTAAATCAAGATGGGTTATTTGAGCGCTTTAGGAATTTCAGAACTTACCAAGATAGTTACGCACAAAAAACGATTCTCAAGCGTATTAAGAAAAAAATGCAACAAAGCCCTATTCAGGGCGTGCAAATATTTTATCGACAACAACAAAATAGGTTTGTCATTGAAGCCAAGGGCTCAGATAGAGATAAAGTAGCGAAAGCTTATCAAACATTAGCTAGACTTGAGAATGAAGTCAGGCAACAGTATCTTGAGGATACCTATTATCAAACGTTTACCAATCATGAACAGATAAATGGTATTAAAGTAGATCATGTAAGTATTGCGAATAATTCGGTCATTGATTTAAAACCATTAAAGCCACTAATTTTAGATCATGTCTCAATTAAGAATATTCGAAAAGTCACCAACTACGTATTGGGTTTTGTACAGAGTATTCCTTATAACACCTTAGACTCTCGCCTGACTTCTTCCGGTGCGGGTTTTAATCCACCATTACAATTACTGTGGGAAAACCAAGGCGATTGCGATAGTAAAATGACATTAACTGCGGCGTTATTAAGGGCTTTGATGCCACGTATTGATATGGCTTTAATCTATATTGATGGTCATGCTTTTATTGGAATTAATATAGAGGGCGAAGCAGGAGAAGTAACGATTACCCATAATAAAGTAAAGTATTTGTTAGCTGAGCCTACGGGACCAGCGTTACTGCCTTTAGGTACGCTAGCCCCAGAGTCAGAGTTAGCTATTAATCAAGGGCACTATATTGCCCAAGATTATCATGTAGCTTTAGCTGAGCAGAAAGCTGAATAGACAATGGAGCCTAAAGAGCAGTCAGTAGACTAGGACATTTGTTCATAGTAACTACCTAAAAGAATAAAGGTTTAGTCAATATCTGCAACATGAGCAAGAAAGGTCAAACTCGGCGCAAAAAAAGCACTGCCCGTTTCGGCTTGGGTATATTTAAGTAAATGATCTGAATTACCATGCCCATCACCATGAATCATGCTTTTAAGCATAGTTTCAAAGGGCTTAGGTGACTGACAATACGACACAAAAAATAAGCCTTTACGCTTCATGTCGCCATAAGGCATGCTTTGCCTGACAATTTCAATACTATTTCCTTGCTCATCTTTAAGGCTGGTACGTTTAGTATGCGCAGTCAGTGCCTTATCTTCGCTATCATATTCAACGTTATCTAGTTTGGTTCGACCATAAACATCTTCTTGTTCATGTTCAGCCAGCGATCCCCAAAGTGTTAAATTATGTTGATACCGTTGAGTGTGCAAATAACTACCGCCAGTAAAGTTAATATCATCTTGCTCTTTAACCAAAGCGACTTCTCGACGATGTAAACCTTGAGGGTTTTCAGTACCATCAACAAAACCAGTTAAATCTCTGCCATCTAAAAATCTAAAAGCTTGTACTTGTTCAATTAATTCAACACTATCACCGAGTAACTCACACACCTTAGTGCTGACAATATGATTAACATCGGCGCGATCACTGCGAATTTCAATATAAATATCATAACTATTTGTCGGTGCAACTCTGTCATCACTATGCATTGCAGGAAATGGCGCTAACATCGCTGGACGTGCTTGGGGATAAAATTCATCCCAATAAGCATCACCAATAGCGACAACGCCAATAAGGTTTGCTTCTGAAAACTGATCAGAATAATTATCAAAAAGCTTGGGTAGACGAGAAATTGCCGCACGAATAAATGCATTCTTATCATCGAGTGCGTTAAATAA
The DNA window shown above is from Colwellia psychrerythraea 34H and carries:
- a CDS encoding peptidoglycan glycosyltransferase FtsI codes for the protein MNKKAAKNNNPLNTAPWRYYLVLAVVALIYISLMARTAYIQIIEPEMLKKQGDLRSLRVAANTVQRGSIVDRNGAELAISVPVETVWADPKIIMDNNAIAMTKHWQALADVLDQDINKLIARVVKNPRKRFIYLERKISPAMASYIKELKIPGIHLRKESKRFYPTGEISAHLIGFTNVDDKGIEGIERMYDDLLTGTGGAKRFRKDAKGRKIEIISVEEPEQAQDITLSIDQRIQAIAYKELKGAVQAFKATSGSVVVANIHTGEILAMTNSPSYNPNNRRNTAIHRFRNRAITDIYEPGSTMKPLTALTALEFGSAKANSIINTSPGWMRLGGRRVSDPINRGKLSIEEILVTSSNMGTTKLALSVPKDYLLTKFFDAGFADDTGTNLVGESVGMMHDRSRWSKFELATLSWGAGLAITPAQLTRFYMALANGGIKRKLTIVKSSDKTTDPEDQERIFSAKNSLAITHMLEAVVDEHVPKAKIDGYRVGGKTGTSIKAVAGGYGNDYVALFAGIAPISNPEIVVVVVINEPSGDLYHGGEVAAPVFSRVMKGALRVLNVAPDAQKSRTASKHIKLTHPAQKPVAGEHHA
- the ftsL gene encoding cell division protein FtsL; this translates as MAARALVFDIWQDIVRYSVTYILLLFVVMSSFSVIYYSHINRQTTSELEVLLSQKDDLNIEWRNLLLEQSSLAEHSAIESKAKNLLDMKRPNGNSEVIVTLE
- the rsmH gene encoding 16S rRNA (cytosine(1402)-N(4))-methyltransferase RsmH; amino-acid sequence: MELDTTHISVLLNEAVDGLAITDDGCYIDCTFGRGGHSSVILSKLSDNGRLIAIDRDPTAITAAEKFKDDKRFLIEHQGFAALAEIAEKHELTGKVDGILLDLGVSSPQLDEAERGFSFMKDGPLDMRMDTSKGQTAAEWLAVADVEDITWVLRTFGEEKHAWRIANAIVDTREETPLTRTSQLAKLIKTTAPQREIKKHPATRSFQAIRMYINSELDQIEKALVASLDVLAEGGRLVVISFHSLEDRLVKQFMKKHSQGKKVPRGLPISEIELNKGKKLSLVGRRLKPSQTEVEENVRSRSSVLRVAERLERNTD
- the mraZ gene encoding division/cell wall cluster transcriptional repressor MraZ: MFRGTSAITLDSKNRITIPTKYREELFADCQGKMVCTVDIQHPCLLLYPLPEWEEIELKLCNLSSMNPQERLLQQVILGNASDCEMDKNGRLLINGPLRQHASLEKNVMLVGQLKKFEIWHDTAWQSQMLQGISKIQSGEIELTERLLDLSL
- a CDS encoding acyl-CoA dehydrogenase C-terminal domain-containing protein, giving the protein MAEYKVPLKEMSFLLYEVFKADDMWQKLPKLAEQVDKETAQAILQECAKIAEQELDPIARQGDEIGVSFKDGVVTTAPGYKEAFNTYAEGGWTALGGDVNYGGMGMPKMLTAMHEEMLCSADISFALYPVLTAGAALSLAKHGSDELKERYLTRMYAGDWSASMCLTESHSGSDLGIIRTKAIPQDDGSYSITGNKIFITGGEHDLTENIVHLVLAKLPDAPAGPRGISLFLVPKFNVNDDETLGEYNNVSCGSIEHKMGIHASATCVMNFDDSKGFLIGELNKGLACMFTMMNFERIGVGIQGLSAAVRSYQNALEYAKDRLQGRALDSKTNGVKNPDQEADSIMVHGDVRRMLLNMKALNEGSRALSSYISMQLDYATYAEGEEQVKGETLAALMTPIAKAFFTDLGFENTVAGQQVFGGHGYIREWGQEQLVRDARITQIYEGTNGIQAMDLLMRKVAGSKGAMLKVFTDEVNTFIESCSHDQAMSEFITPLAAAVTDLTELTTDLLSKSQDDINELGASANDYLHVFGYTAMAFVWAKMAQVSLSQQQNNGESGEDFYQSKVHTARYFFTRLLPRRLSLIASAKSGCECLFAIDDELF
- a CDS encoding Dyp-type peroxidase encodes the protein MAREQFGICAEPNLHGNYLLFNALDDKNAFIRAAISRLPKLFDNYSDQFSEANLIGVVAIGDAYWDEFYPQARPAMLAPFPAMHSDDRVAPTNSYDIYIEIRSDRADVNHIVSTKVCELLGDSVELIEQVQAFRFLDGRDLTGFVDGTENPQGLHRREVALVKEQDDINFTGGSYLHTQRYQHNLTLWGSLAEHEQEDVYGRTKLDNVEYDSEDKALTAHTKRTSLKDEQGNSIEIVRQSMPYGDMKRKGLFFVSYCQSPKPFETMLKSMIHGDGHGNSDHLLKYTQAETGSAFFAPSLTFLAHVADID